The following DNA comes from Microbacterium foliorum.
CGTCGCGCGCGAGTGCGAGCGCCGTCGCGATCGCCCCGGTGAGCAGCGCCGAGGCCTCGATCGCGAAGCGAGCGGCGTTCATCGTGCGGGCGGAATGCCCGCTGGCGGCGAGCACGTCCGTCACGAGCGACGAGGAGGCGAGGGCGAGTGCGACCACGACTGCCACGATCGGCAGGACGATCGGGGATCCGCTCGAGGCCAGGAACTGCGCACCCAGGCACACGATGACCACGGACAGCGTGGGTACGAGCATCCCGGCCGCCACCGTGCGGACCAGCGGCGTGAGCCCCGGCCGACGGGTGAGGAGCAACGTGATCGCCAGCACGGACATCAGCCCTGTCGACAGCGCCGTCCAGCCGCTGCGCTCGATGACCACCTGCAGCACCCCGATGCCGAACGGCACAGCCGAGACGACCAGGATCGCCTGCCAGGAGCGGGCGCCGATCGCGGTCAGATACGTGGCTGCGATCGCGACCACCAGGCCAGCGGATGCGGTGAGGCACAGCTGTGCGATGCCGTCGACCCCGCTCTCTGCGAGAGCCGTCGCGACCAGGACCAGGCCGTAGGCGAAGCCGGCACCGACGTAGAGGAATCGCCAGCGCGCAGGACGCACCGCGGCGAGGGCGGCGACAGCGAGAAGCGTCGCCGCCCCCGCTGCCGGGACGATCGACGGCTCGCGCCAGGCCACCATCACGGCCGAGGCGAGAGCCAGATGACCGGCGACGAGCAGGATCGGGCGGACGCTCTTGCCCGCCATCCGGCGCGGCATCCACCACAGCATGGCCGAGATCGCCAGGACCATGCCGATCAGCACGGCGACGGAGGCCTGCAGCACGAACAGCCCGCTGCACCCGAGCACGAGCATCGCGATGGCGGCGAAGGCGAGTGCGAGTCGCGAGGCAGACACGGCGAAGAACCGCGCGCCTTCGCGCTCTCGGGCGAGGAAGGCGTAGACGGCCAGGCCACCACCGACCGCGGCGAGTCCGATCGGGCCTCCCCAGCCCGCGATGCCCTCCCCGGTCAGGCCGGGCCCCTGTCGGAGGAAGGCGATCACGGTCGTCCCGCCGGTCAGTCCGGCGAGCATCAGCAGCACGGCCGACGGCACGGCGAGCACGGTCAACGCACCCGCGACCGTGTATGCGCGCGGCACACGAGACGGCAGCGGCACCAGCACGCCCACCAGCACCAGCGCGACGGATGCCACGGCGGGGGCGATCGCGAAGTGCCACGACATGTCGAGCTCGCGGATGCCGGGAACGCCGTAGACGGCGAGCACCAGCGCCGTAGATCCTGTCGCGCCGGCGGCGTACGACCACAGGGGCCTGAGCATCCGCCGTGCAGCGATCACGGCGTGCACGGCGATGAGGAGCAGCAGTCCGCTCGCCGTCGGCAGCGTCGTCGTCATGTCGCCGTCGATGCGCACCAGCAGCAGGAGGGCGCTCACGACGGCGATCAGCTGCACCGCGACGAGGGTGGTGCGCTCGACCACGGGCAGTCTGAGCCACTCGACGATCACCGCACCCGCGAACGCGACACCGATCGCGCCGACGGCGCCGGAGAGTGCCGTGCCACCGGCGGCACCGAGCATCGCCGGGGCCACCGACAGCGCCACCACTGCGACCCACTGCCAGATCCGGATGCCGAAACGTCTGCCGGCGCCGAGCACCACGAGCGCGGCGATGGCAGTCGCGACCGCCGCGGTGCCCCAGGGCTCTATCTGCGGCGCCGCGAGCTGGGCGACCGCGTGCACGTCGAGGCCCGCGAACACCAGACCGAGGCCGCCGACCGCTTCGGCGGAGAAGCGCAGACCTCGGCGGGACAGCAGCCAGGCTCCGCCGAGGAACAGCAGCGTGATCAGCCCGACGATCACGCTGCGCAGGGCACGGTCGGCGAGGTCGGGGTTGAAATAGGTGAAGACGATCGCTGCGACGGCGAAGAGCCCTGCCCCGGCCGTGGCCAGCACCGATTGCAGCGTCGCGCTGCTCTGCGGGGATGTCGCGGCGCTCCTCGCACCCGTTACCGGTGGCGGCGTCGACGGCCCGGCCACTGCCCCCGGAGACGGCGCGTCCTGCACGGGGACGGGGACGGACACCGCTGTGGTCGCGACTGCCGTGTGAACGGTCGGGACGCGGAGGAGAGTCTCATCGCGAGCGCGGATCGCGACGGCAGCAGCGAGCGACGCTTTCCAGATCTCGATGCCCACAGGGCCGCGAAGGTCGGAACCGCATCGCGCGCAGCATCCGCCCTCCAGCGCCCTCTGGCACACCGGACAGGTCCCCCCGTCGAGCAGATGCCGCGCGACGGCTTCACCCCAGGTGATCGACGACGCATCTGCGCTCGGGGTCGATGTTGTGGTCATCACTGCT
Coding sequences within:
- a CDS encoding SCO7613 C-terminal domain-containing membrane protein; translation: MTTTSTPSADASSITWGEAVARHLLDGGTCPVCQRALEGGCCARCGSDLRGPVGIEIWKASLAAAVAIRARDETLLRVPTVHTAVATTAVSVPVPVQDAPSPGAVAGPSTPPPVTGARSAATSPQSSATLQSVLATAGAGLFAVAAIVFTYFNPDLADRALRSVIVGLITLLFLGGAWLLSRRGLRFSAEAVGGLGLVFAGLDVHAVAQLAAPQIEPWGTAAVATAIAALVVLGAGRRFGIRIWQWVAVVALSVAPAMLGAAGGTALSGAVGAIGVAFAGAVIVEWLRLPVVERTTLVAVQLIAVVSALLLLVRIDGDMTTTLPTASGLLLLIAVHAVIAARRMLRPLWSYAAGATGSTALVLAVYGVPGIRELDMSWHFAIAPAVASVALVLVGVLVPLPSRVPRAYTVAGALTVLAVPSAVLLMLAGLTGGTTVIAFLRQGPGLTGEGIAGWGGPIGLAAVGGGLAVYAFLAREREGARFFAVSASRLALAFAAIAMLVLGCSGLFVLQASVAVLIGMVLAISAMLWWMPRRMAGKSVRPILLVAGHLALASAVMVAWREPSIVPAAGAATLLAVAALAAVRPARWRFLYVGAGFAYGLVLVATALAESGVDGIAQLCLTASAGLVVAIAATYLTAIGARSWQAILVVSAVPFGIGVLQVVIERSGWTALSTGLMSVLAITLLLTRRPGLTPLVRTVAAGMLVPTLSVVIVCLGAQFLASSGSPIVLPIVAVVVALALASSSLVTDVLAASGHSARTMNAARFAIEASALLTGAIATALALARDAAGLGTALLVLLIIGVGAVSAALFAARRHAWVVASAAFTGALWCTWGIAGVEVLEAYLLPPTLGAALVGLLLTLRGHRSTALFSAGLLLAVAPLLATVAVAGLDDGQPAVAWRVGGLLAAAWVLLIPEILLVRVRAGSRLHRVRALRIPILVAAALAATVGPLQGIRIGLVGDLPSVHGLALFLCCFGVSAVGAAALMLAGRGIRRAAADRSVLRTTRWLGAPAALALAVGTWSAIERDWFSVWPMWMLMLGYLVATVVTAHRVIRRDTTAPPVWFLFAIAFVTAVVAWSPRDLRVEWFSLPLGAFLLLAGVIALRRQPSERAVARPTIDSWPGRWTGSWALLAPGIVTMMIASIVSTFTDPLTWRAILVMVLALIAILVGSRDRLAAPFLLGLVVLPIENVFVFSVQIGRGVESMPWWITLAVIGAVLLIIAVTAERRTGEGSGVAARVRDLR